From a single Funiculus sociatus GB2-C1 genomic region:
- the trpB gene encoding tryptophan synthase subunit beta has protein sequence MTRTPISPNPQESANASAQQPDALGRFGRFGGKYVPETLMPALLELEAAFEEYRQDPAFQQELTELLRDYVGRPSPLYFAERLTSHYAKPDGTGPQIYLKREDLNHTGAHKINNALAQALLAKRMGKQRIIAETGAGQHGVATATVCARFGLDCIIYMGVHDMERQALNVFRMRLMGAEVRPVAAGTGTLKDATSEAIRDWVTNVETTHYILGSVAGPHPYPMMVRDFHRVIGQETRAQAMEKWGGLPDILLACVGGGSNAMGLFHEFVNEPSVRLIGVEAAGEGVNTEKHAATLTKGRVGVLHGAMSYLLQDEDGQVVEAHSISAGLDYPGVGPEHSYLKDAGRAEYYSVTDAEALEAFKRMSQLEGIIPALETSHAIAYLDTLCSQLSGNPRIIINCSGRGDKDVQTVAKLLKDTESLEK, from the coding sequence GTGACACGTACTCCCATTTCTCCCAATCCTCAAGAAAGTGCCAACGCCTCTGCACAACAACCCGATGCGCTGGGAAGATTTGGACGTTTTGGCGGCAAGTACGTGCCGGAAACACTGATGCCTGCGCTCTTGGAGCTAGAAGCTGCTTTTGAGGAATATCGCCAAGATCCAGCTTTCCAACAGGAACTCACAGAACTGTTGCGGGACTATGTGGGACGACCAAGCCCACTTTACTTTGCCGAACGGCTAACTTCTCATTATGCTAAGCCAGACGGTACGGGGCCGCAAATCTATCTGAAGCGAGAAGATTTGAACCACACCGGCGCTCATAAAATTAACAATGCTTTGGCTCAGGCATTGTTGGCGAAGCGAATGGGCAAGCAACGGATTATTGCCGAAACGGGTGCTGGTCAGCACGGCGTGGCTACAGCTACGGTTTGCGCCCGGTTTGGACTAGATTGCATCATCTACATGGGCGTTCACGATATGGAACGGCAAGCCCTGAACGTGTTTCGGATGCGGCTGATGGGGGCGGAAGTTCGCCCGGTGGCAGCGGGGACGGGAACGCTCAAAGATGCCACGTCGGAAGCAATTCGGGACTGGGTGACGAATGTAGAAACTACTCATTACATCTTGGGTTCGGTGGCGGGGCCGCATCCTTACCCGATGATGGTGCGAGATTTCCATAGGGTAATTGGTCAGGAAACTCGCGCTCAAGCGATGGAAAAATGGGGCGGGTTGCCAGATATTCTCCTAGCTTGTGTCGGCGGCGGCTCGAATGCAATGGGCCTATTTCACGAGTTTGTGAATGAGCCTAGCGTGCGGCTGATTGGTGTGGAGGCTGCTGGTGAGGGTGTGAATACAGAAAAACACGCAGCGACCTTGACAAAAGGGCGAGTTGGTGTATTGCACGGCGCAATGAGCTATTTGCTGCAAGATGAGGATGGTCAGGTTGTGGAGGCCCATTCGATTAGCGCTGGGCTAGATTATCCTGGTGTTGGCCCGGAGCATAGTTATCTCAAGGATGCAGGTCGGGCAGAATATTACAGCGTGACTGATGCTGAGGCGCTGGAGGCGTTTAAGCGAATGTCTCAGTTGGAGGGGATTATTCCGGCGCTGGAAACGTCGCACGCGATCGCATACCTCGATACTCTTTGCTCTCAACTAAGTGGCAATCCCCGCATTATCATCAACTGTTCTGGGCGCGGTGACAAGGATGTACAAACAGTCGCGAAGTTGCTCAAAGACACGGAATCACTAGAAAAGTAA
- a CDS encoding sensor histidine kinase has protein sequence MSNSAVRAAWFKRVRGAMINDLDQLLEDSQQRLQELWQYTQELSESQKQPLVEVLEKLSSQLQEMQVVTRYQLRQRRLATNTRVELVAQGQHYQSDRELHRQADSDDPIVAIASSNDIGYLVTNPQGVILEANRTAAQLLDNSQECLLGNSLVEFVAADARGDFHAQLSALQQGAVVKNWEIGLAKAQGELFTGVLSVEPVRQVQQPHQVVGLRWFLQDITETKYNPVVCLNQRKLECVQEDLENLLAESLEPEGELADVTECQAPHNMLLRQTLLRRTWALQQALKFEAMLKLITDKLRDTLDENQILQTAVQELTLVLGVEGCDTALYNADHTATITHEYTIGLPSALGEVVSIAHLFAEDTQLLQGAYFQFCYLVPGIRGQVAILACPIFDNQGVLGDLWLYKRHEEAFNELEIRLAQQVASGCAIAIRQARLYQATRSQVVELEKLTRLKDDFLSTVPHELRSPVANMKMAIQMLGIALNKDHGLFAELSKPPAKRNKVARYFHILHNECEREINLVNDLLEWQKLDTEVQPLVLTTIEMLEWLPKVIEPFVQQAQERQLNLEINIEPELPPLVCDHASLGRILSELLTNACKYTPTQEKIVVTARAAQARIEVSVNNTGVEIPASERERIFEKFYRIPSTDPWKQGGTGLGLALVQKRVALLGGTIQLESSANQTCFTVSLPLKPSEL, from the coding sequence ATGAGTAATTCTGCTGTTAGAGCAGCCTGGTTCAAGCGAGTGAGGGGTGCAATGATAAATGACCTTGACCAGCTCTTAGAGGACTCCCAACAACGCTTGCAGGAGTTGTGGCAGTATACCCAAGAGTTATCGGAGTCGCAAAAGCAGCCGCTAGTGGAAGTTCTAGAGAAATTATCCAGCCAACTGCAAGAAATGCAAGTAGTGACACGCTACCAATTGCGCCAAAGAAGATTGGCTACCAACACTCGTGTAGAACTCGTCGCACAAGGACAGCATTATCAATCTGATCGGGAGTTACATCGTCAAGCGGATTCCGATGATCCAATAGTAGCGATCGCGTCGAGTAATGATATTGGCTACCTGGTGACAAATCCACAAGGGGTAATTCTAGAAGCCAATCGGACAGCAGCACAATTGTTGGACAATTCTCAGGAGTGCCTGCTGGGTAACTCTTTAGTGGAGTTTGTCGCCGCCGATGCTCGTGGTGACTTTCATGCTCAGCTTAGCGCATTGCAACAAGGGGCGGTTGTCAAAAATTGGGAAATCGGCTTAGCCAAAGCCCAAGGCGAACTGTTTACTGGTGTATTAAGTGTGGAGCCAGTGCGCCAAGTGCAGCAACCTCATCAGGTGGTGGGATTGCGCTGGTTCCTGCAAGATATTACTGAGACTAAATACAATCCGGTGGTTTGTCTTAACCAAAGAAAGCTGGAGTGCGTCCAAGAAGATTTAGAAAACTTGCTTGCAGAATCCCTAGAACCGGAAGGCGAACTAGCGGATGTAACAGAGTGCCAAGCGCCCCACAATATGTTACTTCGCCAAACCCTTTTGCGTCGCACTTGGGCGCTACAACAGGCGCTCAAGTTTGAAGCAATGCTTAAACTTATTACCGACAAATTGCGCGATACTCTCGATGAAAACCAGATTTTGCAAACCGCCGTACAGGAATTAACTCTGGTGCTGGGTGTTGAAGGCTGCGATACAGCTTTATACAATGCTGATCACACGGCGACTATTACCCATGAGTACACAATAGGATTGCCGTCCGCTCTAGGGGAAGTCGTATCAATTGCCCACTTGTTTGCCGAAGATACTCAATTGTTGCAAGGTGCGTATTTCCAGTTTTGTTACTTAGTGCCAGGGATTCGCGGACAAGTGGCTATCTTAGCTTGTCCGATTTTTGATAACCAAGGGGTGTTGGGGGATCTGTGGTTATACAAGCGGCACGAAGAGGCTTTTAACGAGTTAGAAATCAGATTAGCGCAGCAAGTCGCTTCTGGGTGCGCGATCGCAATTCGCCAAGCTCGACTTTACCAAGCAACTCGAAGCCAAGTAGTAGAACTGGAAAAACTCACTCGCCTCAAAGATGACTTCTTAAGTACCGTTCCCCATGAATTGCGATCGCCTGTCGCTAACATGAAAATGGCAATTCAGATGTTAGGCATTGCCTTAAATAAAGACCACGGATTGTTCGCAGAGCTATCCAAGCCACCAGCAAAAAGAAACAAAGTAGCTCGCTACTTCCATATTTTACATAACGAATGCGAACGAGAAATCAACCTAGTTAATGACCTCTTGGAATGGCAAAAACTTGATACCGAAGTTCAACCCCTAGTGCTGACAACAATTGAAATGCTCGAATGGCTTCCCAAAGTCATCGAGCCTTTTGTTCAGCAAGCTCAAGAACGCCAGCTAAACTTAGAAATTAACATCGAGCCGGAACTGCCTCCCTTAGTTTGCGACCACGCCAGTTTAGGGCGAATTTTAAGCGAGTTGCTGACCAATGCCTGCAAGTACACGCCAACCCAAGAAAAGATTGTCGTCACAGCTCGTGCCGCACAAGCAAGAATAGAAGTGAGCGTGAATAATACTGGGGTGGAAATTCCAGCAAGCGAGAGGGAGAGGATTTTTGAGAAATTCTACCGCATCCCCAGCACCGATCCTTGGAAGCAGGGGGGAACTGGATTAGGACTGGCGCTGGTGCAAAAGCGAGTGGCACTTTTAGGAGGTACGATTCAGTTGGAAAGTAGTGCAAATCAAACTTGTTTTACAGTGTCTTTGCCGCTAAAACCTTCAGAACTTTAA
- a CDS encoding PAS domain-containing sensor histidine kinase, with protein MNVPDNAELLQLLAEHTPAAIAIFDRDMRYLITSRRWLTDYGLTNQDIIGRSHYEVFPEIPDRWKQIHQRSLAGEVQKCEADPFPRDDGTIDWVNWELHPWRQSSGEIGGILMMTQVITESPAVKAVNTSTEAALKQAKEALEIIVEERTAELNNAIDQLQVEIAQRARVEEALKESEQRLQAILDNSPALIYLKDTQGRYLLVNRQYEAVFHINKEELEGKTDYDIFPKEIADTFRYNDQNVLAAKTPMELEEVALQDDKLHTYLALKFPLCDENSVPYALCGISTDITERKAVEEELIKERNFSRTLMEACPAFFVTLSADGKVQMMNPAMLNTLGYTLEEVVGKDYLPMFVPETEQAGVLETLECLLNFRGSNVHTNEVLTKTGEKRLVEWHGTLVFKETGEDGCPTVDFFMAVGIDISDRQQALDALRESEEQFRFTFEQAAVGICHISLDGHWLFVNQKVCHLLGYTQEELKALTFKDVTHPDDLNSDLEYIRQLLAGEIQSYSIQKRYIRQDGSLVWVQLTPMLVREESGKPKYFITVIQDISSRIALEKELALRQRLFDTFFNAAPAGLGIFDDQLRYVQINEALAEINGVSRQEHFGKSLREVVPSVAQALEPMYQRILIHGESFINQEVSAKTPKQPDVVRHWITSNFPLFGEDDRPLGVGVVVFEISDRKRAEEALQKSEYRNRALIQALPDLLFRMSFDGTYLDFHAPTEDSLLMPPSLFMGKKIHEVMPPEVAEFTMQNLLTAIATGEPQIYEYQIQAIDGKMRDYEARYAASGETEALVIVRDISDKKAAEHALKASEAQLREQAQELQKTLRELQKTQFQLIQSEKMSSLGQLVAGVAHEINNPVSFIYGNITPATEYAEDLLRLLQLYQEQYPNPTREITEEIKAIDLDFLKGDFPKVLSSMKMGATRICDIVLSLRTFSRLDEAEMKEVDIHEGIESTLMILENRLRVQPNRPEIQVIKTYGNLPKVDCYAGQLNQVFMNIISNAIDALEIGTRDWGLGTGETRIDQEEEAFSSLSSVPTIRICTEVRGSNYVSIRIADNGSGINEEVRRRIFDPFYTTKPIGKGTGLGLSISYQIVVEKHSGSLRCFSQMGKGTEFVIKIPIHQVHC; from the coding sequence ATGAATGTTCCAGACAATGCGGAACTGCTACAATTGCTGGCGGAACACACCCCAGCAGCGATCGCGATATTCGACCGCGATATGCGTTACCTGATAACCAGTCGTCGCTGGCTAACAGATTATGGCTTAACAAACCAAGATATCATCGGTCGCTCTCATTACGAAGTCTTTCCCGAAATTCCCGATCGTTGGAAGCAGATCCACCAGCGCAGTTTGGCAGGAGAAGTTCAAAAGTGCGAAGCAGATCCCTTTCCCCGTGATGATGGCACAATTGATTGGGTGAATTGGGAACTGCATCCTTGGCGGCAATCTTCGGGTGAAATCGGTGGCATTTTGATGATGACACAGGTAATTACTGAAAGTCCTGCTGTTAAAGCCGTTAACACTAGCACAGAAGCAGCGCTAAAACAGGCAAAGGAAGCGTTAGAAATTATTGTTGAGGAGCGTACTGCTGAACTCAACAATGCTATTGATCAATTGCAAGTTGAAATTGCCCAACGGGCGCGGGTGGAGGAAGCACTAAAAGAGAGCGAACAGCGACTACAGGCAATTTTGGATAACTCCCCAGCCTTAATCTACCTGAAAGATACGCAAGGACGATACCTTTTGGTCAACCGCCAATACGAAGCTGTGTTCCACATCAACAAAGAAGAGTTAGAAGGTAAAACTGATTACGATATTTTCCCCAAGGAAATAGCAGACACATTTCGATATAACGACCAAAACGTGCTAGCAGCCAAAACTCCAATGGAGTTGGAGGAAGTTGCTTTGCAAGATGACAAACTTCACACTTACCTGGCGCTGAAGTTTCCCCTCTGCGACGAGAACAGTGTTCCCTACGCTCTGTGCGGCATTTCCACCGATATAACAGAACGCAAAGCTGTTGAGGAAGAATTAATCAAAGAAAGGAACTTCAGCCGCACCCTGATGGAAGCGTGTCCGGCTTTTTTTGTCACACTAAGCGCAGATGGAAAAGTTCAGATGATGAACCCAGCGATGCTAAACACATTGGGCTACACCTTAGAGGAGGTAGTGGGTAAAGATTACTTGCCGATGTTCGTCCCCGAAACTGAGCAGGCGGGAGTTTTAGAGACTTTAGAATGTCTCCTAAACTTTCGTGGATCAAACGTACATACAAACGAGGTACTAACCAAGACGGGTGAAAAGCGGTTGGTAGAGTGGCATGGTACGTTGGTCTTTAAAGAGACAGGCGAGGATGGCTGTCCCACAGTTGACTTTTTTATGGCGGTAGGGATTGACATTAGCGATCGCCAACAAGCTCTTGATGCACTTCGAGAAAGCGAGGAGCAATTTCGATTCACCTTTGAGCAAGCAGCTGTTGGCATCTGCCATATTTCTCTAGATGGACATTGGCTATTTGTCAATCAAAAAGTTTGCCATCTGCTGGGTTACACCCAAGAAGAACTAAAGGCGCTCACCTTTAAAGATGTCACCCACCCGGATGACCTCAATAGCGATTTGGAGTACATTCGCCAGCTGCTGGCTGGGGAGATTCAAAGTTACTCGATCCAGAAGCGTTACATCCGCCAAGATGGTTCCCTCGTCTGGGTGCAGCTAACTCCGATGCTGGTGCGCGAGGAGTCTGGCAAACCCAAATATTTTATTACCGTTATTCAAGACATTAGTTCGCGCATTGCCCTAGAAAAAGAATTAGCCTTACGCCAGAGATTATTTGATACCTTTTTCAACGCTGCACCCGCCGGACTTGGGATTTTTGACGATCAGCTGAGATACGTACAGATCAACGAAGCACTGGCAGAGATCAATGGAGTATCTAGACAGGAGCATTTTGGCAAGAGTTTAAGGGAAGTTGTACCAAGTGTCGCGCAAGCTCTAGAGCCAATGTATCAGCGGATATTAATCCACGGCGAATCATTTATCAACCAGGAAGTCAGCGCCAAAACACCAAAACAACCTGATGTAGTGCGGCATTGGATAACTTCTAATTTTCCCCTGTTTGGAGAAGATGACAGACCGCTAGGCGTTGGTGTAGTCGTCTTTGAAATTAGCGATCGCAAACGCGCGGAGGAAGCATTGCAAAAGAGCGAATATAGAAATCGCGCCTTGATCCAAGCACTTCCAGATTTGTTATTTCGCATGAGCTTTGATGGTACGTATCTCGACTTCCACGCGCCGACAGAAGATTCCCTCTTAATGCCTCCCAGCTTATTTATGGGCAAAAAGATACATGAGGTGATGCCCCCAGAGGTAGCTGAGTTTACCATGCAAAATCTTTTAACAGCGATCGCTACTGGTGAACCTCAAATTTATGAGTATCAGATACAGGCGATTGACGGCAAAATGCGCGATTACGAAGCTCGGTATGCCGCCAGTGGGGAAACTGAAGCCCTGGTAATTGTGCGCGACATTAGCGACAAGAAAGCCGCCGAACACGCCTTAAAAGCATCGGAAGCGCAATTGCGAGAACAGGCGCAAGAGTTACAAAAAACTTTGCGAGAATTGCAAAAAACCCAATTCCAGCTGATTCAATCAGAAAAAATGTCTTCTCTCGGTCAGCTAGTAGCAGGTGTAGCTCACGAAATTAACAACCCGGTAAGCTTCATCTATGGCAACATCACCCCCGCCACTGAATACGCTGAAGATTTGCTGCGCCTGCTGCAACTTTATCAAGAACAATATCCCAATCCCACAAGAGAAATCACAGAAGAAATAAAAGCTATCGACTTAGATTTTCTCAAAGGAGACTTTCCCAAAGTTCTCTCTTCAATGAAAATGGGAGCTACGCGCATCTGCGACATCGTTCTGTCATTACGAACTTTCTCCCGCCTCGACGAAGCCGAAATGAAAGAGGTAGATATCCACGAAGGTATCGAAAGTACGCTGATGATTCTGGAAAATCGCCTGCGAGTTCAACCAAATCGTCCCGAAATCCAAGTAATCAAAACTTATGGTAATCTGCCCAAAGTTGACTGCTACGCCGGACAACTCAATCAGGTATTTATGAATATTATTAGTAATGCTATTGATGCCTTGGAAATCGGGACTAGGGACTGGGGACTAGGGACTGGGGAAACAAGAATAGACCAGGAAGAAGAAGCCTTCTCCTCCTTATCCTCAGTTCCTACGATTCGGATTTGTACTGAAGTGCGAGGTAGCAATTATGTATCGATTCGGATTGCAGACAATGGTTCGGGAATAAACGAAGAAGTGCGACGACGAATTTTTGATCCCTTCTATACCACCAAACCTATTGGCAAAGGCACTGGTTTAGGATTGTCGATCAGTTACCAAATAGTAGTCGAGAAACATTCTGGATCTTTGCGCTGTTTTTCTCAGATGGGGAAAGGTACGGAATTTGTTATTAAAATTCCCATCCATCAGGTTCATTGTTAG
- a CDS encoding ribonuclease H-like domain-containing protein, which yields MEDFQVCDRDFPDNILSEYLQEEAIAVDTETMGLLPQRDRLCLVQLCDSKDRVTVVQIAKGQTDAPNLKKLMEAQSVLKIFHFARFDVAQLRYHLGIHVQPIFCTKIASKLARTYSPRHGLKELVQELEKVELDKSSQSSDWGNAENLSEDQLRYAANDVRYLVSVRQKLIAMLQREERWEIAQECFKCLPTIVALDLLQYKDIFEH from the coding sequence TTGGAAGATTTTCAGGTTTGCGATCGCGACTTTCCCGACAATATACTTTCTGAGTATCTGCAAGAGGAAGCGATCGCTGTGGATACGGAAACAATGGGATTGTTACCGCAGCGCGATCGCTTGTGTCTGGTGCAGCTGTGCGACTCTAAAGATAGAGTAACAGTAGTGCAAATTGCCAAAGGACAAACAGACGCACCCAATTTAAAAAAGCTAATGGAAGCCCAAAGCGTCCTGAAAATCTTCCACTTTGCTCGTTTCGATGTCGCCCAGCTGCGTTATCATCTCGGCATCCACGTTCAGCCGATCTTCTGCACAAAAATCGCCAGCAAACTTGCTAGAACCTATTCCCCTCGCCACGGTCTTAAGGAATTGGTGCAAGAATTAGAAAAGGTGGAACTTGATAAAAGTTCTCAAAGTTCCGACTGGGGTAATGCAGAGAATCTTTCTGAGGATCAGCTGCGCTATGCTGCGAATGATGTGCGTTACCTAGTGAGCGTGCGGCAGAAACTTATTGCTATGCTGCAACGAGAAGAACGTTGGGAAATTGCCCAAGAGTGCTTTAAGTGTTTGCCCACTATAGTAGCTC
- a CDS encoding CAP domain-containing protein yields MPLSARIALGMLFLAAGLSGCDIFNNQPPPSTPATQPTSNSGSYTTLEQSVHEQINQYRQSQNLPPLTLNAEISKEAKAHSQAMANGTVAFSHDGFEGRVKEIGTSINYRSAAENVAYNQGYSDPVTQAVQGWIKSPGHLKNIQGDFNLTGIGVVQNAKGEYYLTQIFIKRG; encoded by the coding sequence ATGCCATTATCCGCACGGATAGCCTTGGGAATGCTTTTTCTGGCTGCTGGGCTGAGTGGCTGCGATATCTTCAATAATCAGCCGCCACCCAGTACGCCTGCGACTCAACCAACCTCAAATTCTGGTTCTTACACAACCTTGGAACAGTCTGTTCACGAACAGATAAATCAGTATCGCCAGTCCCAGAATTTGCCCCCCTTAACTCTGAATGCTGAAATCAGCAAAGAGGCTAAGGCGCACAGTCAAGCAATGGCAAATGGTACAGTTGCTTTTAGTCACGATGGTTTTGAAGGGCGAGTTAAGGAAATTGGCACGTCGATAAACTATCGCAGTGCGGCGGAGAATGTGGCGTACAATCAAGGATACAGCGATCCGGTTACCCAAGCGGTTCAGGGTTGGATAAAAAGTCCCGGTCATCTGAAAAATATTCAAGGTGATTTTAATTTAACTGGGATTGGTGTTGTCCAGAATGCTAAGGGTGAGTATTACTTGACGCAGATTTTTATCAAACGCGGGTAA
- a CDS encoding translation initiation factor — translation MSSSNRKSSDSQSAQKRVVYSEFGNGDNSAAFERPIAELPSNQQNLKVQASRKGRKGKTVTVISGFQVKPETLEALLKQLKTQCGTGGTVKDNTLEIQGDHTQKLVEILTKLGYKAKISGG, via the coding sequence ATGTCCTCTTCTAACCGCAAATCCTCCGATTCCCAATCTGCTCAAAAGCGCGTTGTCTACTCGGAATTTGGCAACGGCGATAATTCTGCTGCTTTTGAAAGACCAATTGCCGAATTACCCTCAAATCAGCAAAATCTGAAAGTTCAGGCTTCTCGTAAAGGGCGCAAGGGAAAAACTGTGACGGTGATTAGTGGCTTTCAGGTGAAACCTGAAACTCTAGAAGCTCTCCTGAAGCAGCTAAAAACTCAGTGCGGCACTGGTGGCACTGTTAAAGATAATACTCTCGAAATTCAGGGCGATCATACGCAGAAACTCGTTGAGATTCTCACTAAATTAGGCTATAAAGCCAAAATTAGTGGCGGCTGA